GTATCAAAGCTGAATGTTTTTGCTAATCGGGATCCATAGCAAACTGGCCCTCCAAGACTTTGAGTCTTTTCGCCATCTAGGGCTATTATCTCATCTAGGGCCACATGCGACGCAATACAGACTTTCATGAACTTTATCTTTCTTACTTCAAAATTTTAAAGCAACATAATAAGGTTATCATAAGATTTAAAGGATAGGAATAGTTTCAAAATTAATGGATGCCTAAGAAAAGAACCAGCAGGGGAAGAACTAAAGGTGGAAAAGGGAGTTCAGGAACTGTTCATTGCAGTCAATGCGGTGCAATGGTCCCCAGAGATAAAGCAAAGAAAATTACAGGAAGGATCACCCTGGTAGAGCCTCAGTTAGCAAAAGAATTGAAGGCACAAGGTGCGTATATTGCCCCTTCAACAGATGTCAAATTTTATTGTGTTTCTTGTGCAGTACACCGAGGTATAGTAAAAGTAAGATCGGAAAACGATAGACGAAACTCAGGAAAATTAGGCTAGTAATTTTCAAGACGCTAAAGTCTTGAACTTTTAAACTTTCATGAAGTATATTTACCATCAAGCAAAGAATATTGCTTGGGAAATATTACTTGATTTTTAATTTAAAAAAATTTTTTGTTGTTAAGAGTTATTCTCTGGTTTCTTATCTTCATTAGTTGCAGGCTTTGTGTCGTTGTGATTGTCACCTTCTGTATTACTTGATGTATTTGATGCTGTATTACTAGTGTCACCTTCTGTATTACTTGATGTATTTGATGCTGTATTACTAGTGTCACCTTCTGTATTACTTGATGTATTTGATGCTGTATTACTCTTTGTAAACTTCTTATAAACCTCATCCTCGCCCTCTTGGTCAAAAATAATATGAGCAACATTTCTTCCAGTTTCGTTTGGATCAGTACCGTCCAAAAATTCCGCCTTCTTTGTTGTAGTTGAAGATGGTTGTGGTGGTGGTGTCTTTGTTGTAGTTGAAGATGGTTGTGGTGGTGGTGTCTTTGTTGTAGTTGAAGATGGTTGTGGTGGTGGTGGTGGTGGTGTTTTTGTTGTAGTTGTTGTGGTTGTTGTTGAAGATGGTTTAGAATATGTATTCGAAGTTGTCATTTTCTTATCATTTGGTTTGTCTAAATAATCATTGACATTCTTTGTAATTTTTGATAAAGATGTTGGCGGTTCGTTAAGTCTGGATGTAACGGTACCTGATGATGACTCATATTCGTGGTTTCTGCTAGACATGTCTCTAAACGTTTGGAGTGAAAAGAGTGGAGTCCCAAATTTAGCAGAAACTACTTTTAGTCTCTCAAGAACTGTAATAGCTGCAAGGATTGAGATTATCCAAAGGGCTACAGATATGTTATCTTGGAATGGTATGAATCCAAGAATGACAATGATGAGTATCCTTTCGGCTCTTTCTGCAATGCCCTTTCCTTTTAAGTCTACGCCTAAACCTTCACCGCGAGCTCTTGTGTAGCTAACTAGCATTGATAGTGACAGGGCAACTAAAACGAGTACTGGGTTTGTAAAACTGCCAATAAGGATACCAATAAATATAATTATTTCAGACACTTTGTCCAATACTGAATCAAGGTATCCACCCAATGCAGAGGTTCTCTTTGTAACGCGGGCCACCGCTCCATCTACGATATCAAAGAAGCCTGCAAAGAGAAGGAATAAACTACCTAAGAATGTAGCAGTGTAATAGTCCACTCCAATCGCAGGTGAATGTAAAGAAAACATAATAGCTGATATTATTGAAAGACCTAATCCTACCCATGTCCAGAAGCTCGGTCCAAAGCCTAAACTTGCAAATCCTCTTCCTACCTTTTCAATTATAGGATCAAATCTATTTCTTAAGTTGTTAAGCACGTAATAATTTGACCCGTTTCGTAGTATATAACCTTTTACTATTTTATATTTCA
This Candidatus Nitrosocosmicus oleophilus DNA region includes the following protein-coding sequences:
- a CDS encoding 30S ribosomal protein S26e; translated protein: MPKKRTSRGRTKGGKGSSGTVHCSQCGAMVPRDKAKKITGRITLVEPQLAKELKAQGAYIAPSTDVKFYCVSCAVHRGIVKVRSENDRRNSGKLG
- a CDS encoding CDP-alcohol phosphatidyltransferase family protein — translated: MKYKIVKGYILRNGSNYYVLNNLRNRFDPIIEKVGRGFASLGFGPSFWTWVGLGLSIISAIMFSLHSPAIGVDYYTATFLGSLFLLFAGFFDIVDGAVARVTKRTSALGGYLDSVLDKVSEIIIFIGILIGSFTNPVLVLVALSLSMLVSYTRARGEGLGVDLKGKGIAERAERILIIVILGFIPFQDNISVALWIISILAAITVLERLKVVSAKFGTPLFSLQTFRDMSSRNHEYESSSGTVTSRLNEPPTSLSKITKNVNDYLDKPNDKKMTTSNTYSKPSSTTTTTTTTKTPPPPPPQPSSTTTKTPPPQPSSTTTKTPPPQPSSTTTKKAEFLDGTDPNETGRNVAHIIFDQEGEDEVYKKFTKSNTASNTSSNTEGDTSNTASNTSSNTEGDTSNTASNTSSNTEGDNHNDTKPATNEDKKPENNS